A part of Eremothecium sinecaudum strain ATCC 58844 chromosome VII, complete sequence genomic DNA contains:
- the YFH7 gene encoding Yfh7p (Syntenic homolog of Ashbya gossypii AGL055C; Syntenic homolog of Saccharomyces cerevisiae YFR007W (YFH7)): protein MTVDCEKLADEILKLLNDNVTERYRIAVMIVGFPGSGKSTIAAKIQSIINSRFQKYLKSRRNSLRISSNIKDLVIEADIPIASEDLLEEVRTGFFSHVEDVEFTPTKFTDDDGSTVIFGRGGLPNSIRVSTEALDTSSPIEVAQIVPMDGFHLSRAHLDHFKDPETAHRRRGAPETFDSNNYSQLCHLLAGSCKLKPRSISDTGDLMEVLCNTFEELPSIYYPGFDHTTKDPVRDQHCINGFTRILIFEGLYLMLNKENWAHVHKALSRSGPVLVYKIEVEEDILETRVSSRHLEAGIVDSIRDGVQKFRDNDLPNGRLSIAHAHEVENVTVIRND from the coding sequence ATGACGGTAGATTGCGAGAAATTGGCAGATGAGATATTGAAGCTATTAAATGATAACGTAACAGAAAGATACAGGATAGCCGTTATGATTGTAGGGTTTCCCGGGTCGGGGAAGTCGACAATAGCGGCTAAAATACAGAGTATTATTAACTCAAGATTCCAAAAGTACCTAAAAAGTAGGAGAAACAGTTTGAGAATCAGTtcaaatattaaagattTAGTGATCGAAGCTGATATCCCAATAGCTTCTGAAGATTTGTTGGAAGAAGTCCGAACGGGATTCTTCTCACATGTTGAAGACGTCGAATTTACGCCTACCAAGTTCACAGATGATGACGGTTCTACCGTAATATTTGGCCGAGGAGGGTTACCAAACTCAATACGTGTTTCAACTGAAGCATTAGATACATCTTCACCTATTGAGGTTGCCCAAATAGTTCCTATGGATGGTTTTCACCTATCAAGGGCTCATTTAGACCATTTTAAAGATCCAGAAACGGCACATAGACGTCGAGGAGCACCTGAAACTTTCGACAGTAACAACTATTCACAGCTCTGCCATCTGCTTGCGGGATCTTGTAAGTTGAAGCCTAGAAGCATATCAGATACAGGTGATTTGATGGAGGTCCTATGCAACACGTTTGAGGAATTGCCCTCTATATATTACCCTGGGTTTGATCATACTACAAAGGATCCTGTGCGTGATCAGCACTGCATAAATGGGTTTACCAGGATTCTCATCTTTGAAGGACTTTACTTGATGTTAAACAAAGAAAATTGGGCACATGTGCACAAGGCGCTGTCAAGATCTGGACCAGTTCTGGTTTACAAGATCGAGGTAGAGGAAGATATACTTGAAACTCGGGTGTCTAGCAGGCACTTGGAAGCGGGTATAGTAGACAGTATCAGGGATGGAGTCCAAAAATTCCGGGACAACGATCTACCAAATGGCAGACTATCGATAGCGCACGCTCATGAAGTTGAAAATGTCACCGTAATTAGAAATGACTGA
- the AIM45 gene encoding Aim45p (Syntenic homolog of Ashbya gossypii AGL054W; Syntenic homolog of Saccharomyces cerevisiae YPR004C (AIM45)) — protein sequence MFRLAAYNCKTVPVFSRYGSGRFGSTLTFVEATKDGKVTPSSLSALNASSLLGNDITALIVGSNAPSAVNSLKELDCPQLKTIMVAKNAAFDNYLPENLTPLCANLLKQSGYSHFVAAASAVGKNLLPRVGAMCDIQPINDVVQIKDKKTFVRPVYAGNVLLTVEDSQEKKIISIRSSSFPAAATGANSASVEDIPEFEASNIDVKWEGANLLQSERPELGSAKRIVSGGRGLKNKETFEKLITPLADACNAAIGATRAAVDAGFCDNSLQIGQTGKVVAPELYIGLGVSGAIQHMAGMKDSKVIVAINKDPEAPIFQYADFGMVGDLNEIVPELTEKLQKV from the coding sequence ATGTTTAGATTAGCTGCTTATAACTGTAAGACTGTGCCTGTCTTTTCAAGGTATGGTTCTGGTAGATTTGGTTCGACTCTGACTTTTGTTGAAGCTACTAAGGATGGTAAGGTAACACCATCGTCTTTATCTGCATTAAATGCATCTAGCTTGCTAGGAAACGATATCACGGCTTTGATTGTTGGCTCGAATGCACCTTCTGCTGTTAATTCTCTGAAAGAGCTAGATTGCCCTCAGTTGAAAACTATTATGGTGGCTAAGAATGCAGCATTTGATAACTATCTTCCGGAAAACCTGACTCCTCTGTGTGCAAACTTGCTGAAACAATCAGGATACTCTCACTTTGTAGCAGCCGCCTCAGCTGTTGGTAAAAACCTTTTGCCACGTGTTGGAGCTATGTGCGATATACAACCTATAAATGATGTTGTTCAGATCAAAGATAAGAAAACCTTTGTAAGGCCTGTATACGCTGGAAATGTGTTGCTTACTGTGGAAGACAGTcaagaaaagaaaataatCAGTATTAGATCTTCCTCTTTCCCTGCTGCTGCAACGGGTGCTAACAGTGCTAGTGTTGAGGATATACCCGAGTTCGAGGCTTCTAATATTGATGTTAAATGGGAGGGTGCAAATCTACTTCAGTCAGAAAGACCAGAATTAGGCAGTGCTAAAAGAATTGTTTCTGGTGGTCGTGGGTTGAAGAACAAGGAAACTTTTGAAAAGCTGATTACACCACTAGCAGATGCCTGTAATGCCGCCATTGGCGCCACTAGAGCTGCAGTAGATGCAGGATTTTGCGATAATTCTCTACAAATTGGACAAACAGGTAAAGTTGTTGCTCCTGAGTTGTATATTGGTCTTGGAGTTTCCGGTGCCATCCAACACATGGCGGGTATGAAAGACTCTAAGGTAATTGTTGCCATTAACAAGGACCCAGAAGCCCCAATATTTCAGTACGCAGACTTTGGTATGGTGGGTGATTTGAATGAGATTGTACCTGAGTTGACGGAAAAACTTCAGAAAGTATAG
- the VMA7 gene encoding H(+)-transporting V1 sector ATPase subunit F (Syntenic homolog of Ashbya gossypii AGL052W; Syntenic homolog of Saccharomyces cerevisiae YGR020C (VMA7)) translates to MTEKRNLIAVIADEDSITGLLLAGIGQVTPSTQEKNFFVYNEGVTTREQISEAFEKFTKVRDDIAIVLINQHVADEIRVQIDNYAEPFPAILEIPSKDHPYDPEKDTVLRRVKRLFGE, encoded by the coding sequence ATGACAGAAAAGCGTAATTTAATTGCTGTTATTGCAGACGAGGATAGTATTACCGGTTTGTTATTAGCAGGTATTGGACAAGTAACACCGTCAACACAAGAGAAGAACTTCTTTGTATATAACGAAGGTGTAACTACTAGGGAACAAATTAGTGAAGCATTTGAGAAGTTTACGAAGGTTAGAGACGATATTGCAATTGTGTTGATTAATCAACACGTAGCAGATGAAATTCGAGTACAAATTGATAACTACGCAGAACCATTTCCTGCTATCCTAGAAATACCATCTAAAGACCACCCATACGATCCTGAGAAGGATACAGTCCTGAGAAGGGTTAAACGATTATTTGGTGAATAA
- the CHS5 gene encoding Chs5p (Syntenic homolog of Ashbya gossypii AGL051C; Syntenic homolog of Saccharomyces cerevisiae YLR330W (CHS5)): MSIEVPLTIGKLDASVTLLTTPSNHVIEFPTILLPENVKAGSIVLLKLTEDFEKEKEERAKFSKIQDEILEKYGSLEPKAPKLNLVNVTQTSCVLEWDQLNVGSSQLSSLILYKQGVRALTIPNALHSTSTKVSGLSIDTMYEFQLRMFTTSGLFCSNKLKVHTHKMTDMSGITVCLGPLDSSSGITQEHIESSMKAIGAKPLQKQVSLDTTHFICNIQQSDDKELEKAKNSNIPVVRPEWIRACELEKRMVGVRGFYLDVDPSTLDSYKFGSSADANKELPKVALADEQEGEDNVHVNGDTENNSHAEVPQANGVPSFNGKVPEVEDSTELAAEPSSPDIDGTDKNEKEPAVSPDLRVSMEQIELNEKLVDESKNLHSQAIASRSVDLSSEHIELGGPVELDDLKEVDISDEPLPAVNQEQEVNDKPEQKIEHPTTKDQDVSPSSQGLAHSAVRVDTIDLKSAPKDETEQIADQTSIKPDNASISSEISIHSTGEQASFGIGIAKSSEQSLNDSNSDIEDTQDLTSQIKSDTVPVDETEEPDSDAAAPQSQKGTNSKKKKNKKRKGKK; encoded by the coding sequence ATGTCAATTGAAGTACCTTTAACAATAGGTAAGTTAGATGCGTCAGTTACGCTGCTAACTACACCAAGTAATCATGTGATCGAGTTTCCAACCATATTGCTTCCTGAAAACGTTAAAGCGGGATCTATTGTCCTTTTAAAGTTAACCGAAGACTTTGAGAAAGAAAAGGAGGAACGTGCTAAATTTTCCAAGATTCAAGATGAAATTCTGGAGAAATATGGTTCTCTAGAGCCTAAAGCGCCTAAGTTGAATTTGGTTAATGTAACGCAGACAAGTTGCGTGTTAGAATGGGACCAATTGAATGTTGGTTCGTCACAACTATCGTCTCTGATTTTGTATAAACAGGGTGTTCGAGCTTTAACAATTCCCAATGCTTTGCATTCGACTTCAACCAAAGTTTCTGGTCTTTCAATCGACACCATGTATGAATTTCAATTAAGGATGTTTACTACATCAGGGTTGTTTTGTTCGAATAAATTAAAAGTTCACACGCATAAAATGACTGATATGTCCGGTATCACTGTATGCCTAGGACCGCTAGATAGTTCTAGTGGGATTACTCAAGAACACATTGAAAGCAGCATGAAGGCAATTGGCGCGAAGCCTTTACAGAAGCAAGTTTCATTAGACACGACTCATTTTATTTGTAATATCCAGCAAAGTGATGATAAAGAGTTGGAAAAGGCCAAAAATAGTAATATACCGGTTGTTAGACCAGAATGGATCAGAGCTTGTGAACTTGAAAAGAGAATGGTAGGCGTCAGAGGCTTCTACTTAGACGTGGATCCTTCAACCTTAGATAGCTATAAGTTTGGAAGCTCGGCTGACGCTAATAAAGAGCTACCTAAAGTTGCTCTAGCTGATGAGCAGGAAGGTGAGGACAATGTTCATGTCAATGGCGATACAGAGAACAATTCTCACGCCGAGGTACCACAAGCAAACGGAGTGCCAAGTTTCAATGGGAAGGTACCGGAAGTGGAAGATAGCACTGAACTAGCAGCTGAACCATCTTCCCCGGATATTGATGGGACTGATAAAAACGAAAAGGAACCAGCGGTTAGTCCAGACTTGCGTGTTTCAATGGAGCAAATAGAGTTAAACGAAAAGCTGGTGGATGAATCTAAAAATCTACACTCTCAAGCTATCGCTTCTAGGTCAGTAGACCTTTCATCAGAACACATAGAACTCGGTGGTCCAGTTGAGCTTGATGATCTGAAGGAGGTTGATATTAGTGATGAGCCACTTCCTGCTGTGAATCAAGAGCAAGAAGTAAACGACAAACCAGAACAAAAAATAGAGCATCCAACCACCAAAGACCAAGATGTATCTCCATCTTCCCAAGGACTTGCTCATTCTGCTGTGCGAGTCGACACAATTGACCTCAAATCGGCTCCAAAAGATGAAACAGAACAAATAGCTGATCAAACATCCATCAAGCCAGACAATGCATCTATATCCTCTGAAATATCTATTCACTCAACTGGAGAGCAAGCATCCTTTGGAATTGGAATTGCAAAGAGTTCTGAGCAAAGCCTAAATGATAGCAATTctgatattgaagatacACAGGACCTAACTAGCCAAATTAAGAGCGACACAGTTCCAGTGGACGAAACTGAAGAACCTGATTCTGATGCTGCCGCACCACAATCCCAAAAGGGAACCAATtcgaagaagaagaagaacaaaaaGAGAAAAGGTAAGAAGTAG